A part of Drosophila bipectinata strain 14024-0381.07 chromosome 3L, DbipHiC1v2, whole genome shotgun sequence genomic DNA contains:
- the Sarm gene encoding NAD(+) hydrolase sarm1 isoform X3, whose amino-acid sequence MGNRLSGLWCKKTTLSITHDEPKKPSDTSGGSDTNRSTSNKSGRNRSRRKSSVSASDGSRGIFRIGSVRRLSLTNKKPITKNTVQPEVHRIATVEQTYRELSKQPDLDSSMKVNAPLMPTNVKMTDFSDSSPSGVLSGATSLIENFHKKNGSPQPTSTTTMVTPAALNGSVVGGGVGGVVAGTTNGRQINTSSSSCSSLKETSHQSTSTSQQVVNSSSNSSSTTTTRVEKKSQRLHHHITSSSSSSSTSSSSSSSSTAQALSTSSEMKAAMVKRDLTNIQKSMSEINDLAIERITGAGSGANTSSTQAITAPSTMSQTTASRLTPKLTSAHPSIDDLRGLSNQDKITQLQKKLRQSFENLDVDDDSNVIVTLPDDDDCPTNHFGSGLDLTHPTAAQLSASGLSGSNKTIDTIKFQEKRMKTESKTKVVTDGFSSEQATSNSAEMKRLQAGDIDYQEKKATAAMQNRLEVDGVKTEEKAAIVKEALSLRTGDITQQASNNVAASSISVQSDTFSADKKAISQSQQSQTMTSNGIISQNKHVSSASQSNYSMTHKGVSSSGSSMIASSSQMSAMNGQMVKLTDLKLDDLKSLTAGSGQQEIEQTINKYSNMLTSIVSSLQDDERGLTQHVAGQEKSEYLEKINEVIRRAWAVPTHGHELGYSLCNSLRQSGGLDLLMKNCVKPDLQFSSAQLLEQCLTTENRKHVVDNGLDKVVNVACVCTKKSNMEHSRVGTGILEHLFKHSEGTCSDVIRLGGLDAVLFECRTSDVETLRHCASALANLSLYGGAENQEEMIVRKVPMWLFPLAFHNDDNIKYYACLAIAVLVANKEIEAEVLKSGCLDLVEPFVTSHDPSAFARSNLAHAHGQSKHWLQRLVPVLSSNREEARNLAAFHFCMEAGIKREQGNTDIFREINAIEALKTVASCPNAIASKFAAQALRLIGETVPHKLSQQVPLWSVEDVQEWVKQIGFNDYIEQFKESQVDGDLLLKLNQDNLRDDIGIGNGILLKRFERELQCLKRMADYSSKDTAKMHQFLLEIGADYCTYTYAMLNAGIDKCSLPHVNEDMLMTECGIHNSIHRLRILNAVKNLENSLPSSSEENMAKTLDVFVSYRRSNGSQLASLLKVHLQLRGFSVFIDVERLEAGKFDNGLLNSIRQAKNFVLVLTPDALHRCINDEDCKDWVHREIVAALNSNCNIIPIMDQQFYWPEVETLPEDMRSVAHFNGVSWIHDYQDACIDKLERFLRGEKNIDRIAAMVPGTPGSVSYQRMHSNDSDYQGGGVGGGGPPGGSGAASGGGGGGGGGAGSVVDGLMVAANGSGQANHQANRYRQSPSPARQRGSTSQLSGYSRAPAKRSQILPPYRTQQAAMLHKSGAGSASMQNMTPLAYLPPRRSSAAGLGASSGMGSGYRSHSVDGLLDQAGSSSTTPDQRIAAAAAMVAAGSTALTNASSTRTLQPEEEEAEAHPDPVTRRDKHTLSPPSNVQQHRKSRSLDHILSKQTLAELLSPGSEPVDETQSMQNLAIPITPQPQRRDTSSSSKSPSPDRPPPPARERVPRERQSPEGVSATESEREDQTDGCLRHGNQQRASASVHRGASLTSNKTSNSSLGSTNSAGGNNKTIFNRTMKKVRSLMKNNELEDDELSGIILAKATSPNAGRMIFW is encoded by the exons ATGACAGACTTCTCGGATAGTTCGCCGAGCGGAGTGCTGAGTGGGGCCACATCTCTGATCGAGAATTTCCACAAGAAGAACGGCTCACCCCAGCCCACTAGCACCACCACCATGGTGACGCCCGCAGCCTTGAACGGATCTGTGGTGGGTGGTGGAGTGGGTGGCGTGGTGGCCGGCACGACGAATGGAAGGCAGATTAATACCAGCTCTAGTTCATGCAGTAGTCTTAAGGAAACCTCACACCAGTCCACATCCACTTCGCAACAG gttgtcaacagcagcagcaatagcagcagcaccacAACGACGCGGGTGGAGAAGAAATCACAGCGTCTGCACCACCACATAACCTCCTCATCCTCCAGCTCATCTACCTCCTCATcgtcctcctccagctccacCGCCCAGGCCCTGTCCACATCCTCGGAGATGAAGGCGGCAATGGTCAAGCGCGATCTCACAAACATACAAAAGTCCATGTCAGAAATCAACGATCTGGCCATCGAGCGGATCACTGGAGCAGGATCGGGAGCCAACACATCATCCACACAGGCCATTACAGCGCCCAGCACAATGTCCCAGACGACGGCCAGCCGGCTGACGCCCAAACTCACATCGGCCCATCCGTCGATCGACGATCTCAGGGGTCTCAGCAACCAGGACAAGATCACGCAGCTGCAGAAAAA ACTTCGACAATCGTTCGAGAATCTAGATGTCGACGATGACAGCAACGTGATCGTTACCCTGCCGGATGACGACGACTGCCCCACGAACCACTTTGGCAGTGGCCTGGACCTCACCCACCCCACCGCCGCCCAGCTGAGCGCCAGTGGGCTGAGTGGATCGAACAAAACGATCGACACGATCAAATTCCAGGAGAAACGCATGAAGACCGAGTCCAAGACAAAGGTTGTCACCGATGGCTTCAGCTCGGAACAGGCCACCAGCAATTCGGCGGAGATGAAGCGACTCCAGGCCGGAGACATAGATTACCAGGAGAAGAAGGCCACGGCGGCGATGCAGAATCGATTGGAGGTGGACGGAGTCAAAACAGAGGAGAAGGCAGCCATTGTCAAG GAAGCCCTCTCCCTGCGCACCGGCGACATCACCCAGCAGGCCAGCAACAATGTGGCCGCCTCCAGTATTAGCGTCCAGAGCGACACCTTCTCGGCGGACAAGAAGGCCATCTCGCAGTCCCAACAGTCTCAGACGATGACCTCCAACGGGATCATTAGTCAGAACAAGCACGTCTCATCCGCCTCCCAGTCCAACTACTCCATGACCCACAAGGGCGTCTCCAGCTCCGGCAGCAGCATGATCGCCAGCTCCTCCCAGATGTCTGCCATGAATGGCCAAATGGTCAAGCTCACCGATCTCAAACTGGACGACCTCAAGTCCCTGACTGCCGGCAGCGGCCAGCAGGAGATCGAGCAGACCATCAACAAGTATTCCAACATGCTGACCTCCATCGTGAGTTCGCTGCAGGACGATGAACGGGGCCTGACCCAGCATGTGGCGGGTCAGGAGAAGTCCGAGTACCTGGAGAAGATCAACGAAGTCATCCGGAGAGCCTGGGCTGTGCCCACACATGGCCACGAGCTAGGCTACTCCCTGTGCAACTCGCTCCGGCAAAGCGGGGGGCTGGATTTGCTGATGAAGAACTGCGTGAAGCCCGATCTCCAGTTCTCCTCCGCCCAGCTGCTGGAGCAGTGTCTGACCACCGAGAACCGAAAGCACGTGGTGGACAATGGCCTGGACAAAGTGGTCAATGTCGCCTGCGTCTGCACCAAAAAGTCGAATATGGAGCACTCCCGGGTCGGCACTGGGATCCTGGAGCATCTGTTTAAGCACTCGGAGGGAACCTGCTCCGATGTGATTAGGCTGGGAGGCCTGGATGCCGTGCTCTTCGAGTGCCGAACCAGTGACGTGGAGACCCTGCGTCACTGTGCCAGCGCCCTGGCGAATCTGTCCCTTTACGGCGGGGCCGAGAACCAGGAGGAGATGATCGTCCGCAAGGTGCCAATGTGGCTGTTCCCGCTGGCGTTCCACAACGATGACAACATCAAGTACTACGCCTGCCTGGCCATCGCGGTTCTGGTGGCCAACAAGGAGATCGAGGCGGAGGTGCTGAAGTCCGGCTGCCTGGACCTAGTGGAGCCGTTCGTCACCAGCCACGACCCCTCGGCCTTTGCCCGCTCCAACCTGGCGCATGCTCACGGCCAGAGCAAGCACTGGCTGCAGCGCCTGGTGCCGGTGCTCAGCTCGAATCGCGAGGAGGCCCGCAACCTGGCCGCCTTCCACTTCTGCATGGAGGCAGGCATCAAGCGGGAGCAGGGAAACACAGACATCTTCCGGGAGATCAATGCCATTGAGGCGTTGAAAACAGTGGCCAGCTGCCCCAACGCCATCGCCTCAAAGTTTGCCGCCCAGGCACTGAGATTAATCGGCGAGACAGTGCCCCACAAGCTGTCCCAGCAGGTGCCCCTGTGGTCCGTGGAGGATGTGCAGGAGTGGGTGAAGCAGATCGGTTTCAACGACTACATCGAACAGTTCAAGGAGTCCCAGGTGGACGGTGATTTGCTGCTGAAACTCAACCAGGACAACCTGCGCGACGATATCGGCATTGGCAATGGCATTCTGTTGAAGCGGTTCGAACGCGAACTGCAATGCCTGAAGCGCATGGCAGACTACTCCTCCAAGGACACGGCCAAGATGCACCAGTTCCTGCTCGAGATTGGCGCCGACTACTGCACGTATACCTACGCGATGCTGAACGCCGGCATCGACAAGTGCTCCCTGCCGCATGTTAACGAGGACATGCTGATGACGGAGTGTGGCATCCACAATTCGATCCATCGGTTGCGCATCCTCAATGCGGTCAAGAACCTGGAGAACTCGCTGCCCAGCTCCTCGGAGGAGAACATGGCCAAGACCCTGGACGTGTTTGTTAGCTACAGGCGCTCCAATGGCTCCCAGCTGGCTAGTTTGCTCAAG GTTCATCTTCAGCTGCGAGGTTTCTCCGTGTTCATTGACGTGGAGCGCCTGGAGGCGGGCAAATTCGACAACGGCCTCTTGAACAGTATTCGGCAGGCAAAGAACTTTGTCTTAGTATTAACCCCCGATGCCCTGCACCGCTGCATTAACGACGAGGACTGCAAGGACTGGGTGCACCGC GAAATTGTGGCTGCCCTGAACTCGAACTGCAACATCATACCCATCATGGATCAGCAATTCTACTGGCCGGAGGTGGAGACGCTGCCGGAGGACATGCGCAGTGTGGCGCACTTCAACGGAGTTAGCTGGATCCACGACTACCAGGACGCGTGCATCGATAAGCTCGAAAG ATTTTTGCGAGGCGAAAAGAATATCGATCGCATTGCGGCAATGGTGCCCGGCACTCCCGGCTCGGTCTCATACCAAAGAATGCACAGCAACGACTCCGATTATCAAGGCGGCGGCGTCGGAGGAGGAGGGCCGCCAGGCGGATCTGGAGCAGCGTcaggaggaggtggtggcggcggcggcggcgcaGGCAGTGTGGTGGATGGCCTGATGGTGGCGGCCAATGGCAGCGGACAAG CTAATCACCAGGCAAATAGGTACCGCCAGTCCCCCTCGCCGGCGCGACAACGAGGCAGCACCTCGCAGCTGAGCGGCTATTCCCGGGCCCCGGCGAAGCGCTCCCAAATCCTGCCCCCCTATCGCACACAGCAGGCGGCCATGCTCCACAAGTCGGGAGCAGGATCCGCCTCCATGCAGAACATGACACCGCTGGCGTATCTACCGCCCAGAAGGAGCTCGGCGGCAGGATTGGGAGCCAGTTCGGGCATGGGCAGTGGCTATCGATCGCACAGTGTGGACGGGTTGCTCGACCAGGCAGGCTCCAGCTCAACAACGCCGGACCAAAGGATAGCAGCAGCGGCTGCGATGGTAGCAGCGGGAAGCACAGCTCTGACGAATGCCAGTTCGACGCGCACCCTGCAACCCGAGGAGGAGGAAGCGGAAGCCCACCCTGATCCCGTGACGCGTCGCGACAAGCACACTCTGTCTCCGCCATCTAATGTCCAGCAGCACAGGAAATCCCGCAGCCTGGACCACATCCTCAGCAAGCAAACGCTGGCGGAGCTACTGTCGCCCGGGAGCGAGCCAGTGGACGAGACACAAAGTATGCAGAACCTGGCCATTCCAATCACCCCGCAGCCGCAGCGAAGGGATACTAGTTCCTCCTCGAAGTCACCCTCTCCGGACAGACCACCGCCACCGGCGAGGGAGAGGGTGCCGCGGGAGCGCCAGAGCCCCGAGGGCGTGAGTGCGACGGAGAGTGAGCGGGAGGACCAGACGGATGGGTGCCTCAGGCACGGGAACCAGCAGAGGGCTTCCGCTTCAGTTCACCGAGGCGCCAGCCTGACCAGCAACAAGACCTCCAACTCATCGCTGGGCTCGACCAACAGTGCCGGCGGCAACAATAAGACCATCTTTAATCGTACGATGAAGAAGGTCCGTTCGCTGATGAAAAA CAACGAACTGGAGGACGATGAATTGTCGGGAATAATCCTAGCCAAAGCCACTTCTCCCAATGCAGGCCGCATGATATTTTGGTAA
- the Sarm gene encoding NAD(+) hydrolase sarm1 isoform X5 translates to MTDFSDSSPSGVLSGATSLIENFHKKNGSPQPTSTTTMVTPAALNGSVVGGGVGGVVAGTTNGRQINTSSSSCSSLKETSHQSTSTSQQVVNSSSNSSSTTTTRVEKKSQRLHHHITSSSSSSSTSSSSSSSSTAQALSTSSEMKAAMVKRDLTNIQKSMSEINDLAIERITGAGSGANTSSTQAITAPSTMSQTTASRLTPKLTSAHPSIDDLRGLSNQDKITQLQKKLRQSFENLDVDDDSNVIVTLPDDDDCPTNHFGSGLDLTHPTAAQLSASGLSGSNKTIDTIKFQEKRMKTESKTKVVTDGFSSEQATSNSAEMKRLQAGDIDYQEKKATAAMQNRLEVDGVKTEEKAAIVKEALSLRTGDITQQASNNVAASSISVQSDTFSADKKAISQSQQSQTMTSNGIISQNKHVSSASQSNYSMTHKGVSSSGSSMIASSSQMSAMNGQMVKLTDLKLDDLKSLTAGSGQQEIEQTINKYSNMLTSIVSSLQDDERGLTQHVAGQEKSEYLEKINEVIRRAWAVPTHGHELGYSLCNSLRQSGGLDLLMKNCVKPDLQFSSAQLLEQCLTTENRKHVVDNGLDKVVNVACVCTKKSNMEHSRVGTGILEHLFKHSEGTCSDVIRLGGLDAVLFECRTSDVETLRHCASALANLSLYGGAENQEEMIVRKVPMWLFPLAFHNDDNIKYYACLAIAVLVANKEIEAEVLKSGCLDLVEPFVTSHDPSAFARSNLAHAHGQSKHWLQRLVPVLSSNREEARNLAAFHFCMEAGIKREQGNTDIFREINAIEALKTVASCPNAIASKFAAQALRLIGETVPHKLSQQVPLWSVEDVQEWVKQIGFNDYIEQFKESQVDGDLLLKLNQDNLRDDIGIGNGILLKRFERELQCLKRMADYSSKDTAKMHQFLLEIGADYCTYTYAMLNAGIDKCSLPHVNEDMLMTECGIHNSIHRLRILNAVKNLENSLPSSSEENMAKTLDVFVSYRRSNGSQLASLLKVHLQLRGFSVFIDVERLEAGKFDNGLLNSIRQAKNFVLVLTPDALHRCINDEDCKDWVHREIVAALNSNCNIIPIMDQQFYWPEVETLPEDMRSVAHFNGVSWIHDYQDACIDKLERFLRGEKNIDRIAAMVPGTPGSVSYQRMHSNDSDYQGGGVGGGGPPGGSGAASGGGGGGGGGAGSVVDGLMVAANGSGQANHQANRYRQSPSPARQRGSTSQLSGYSRAPAKRSQILPPYRTQQAAMLHKSGAGSASMQNMTPLAYLPPRRSSAAGLGASSGMGSGYRSHSVDGLLDQAGSSSTTPDQRIAAAAAMVAAGSTALTNASSTRTLQPEEEEAEAHPDPVTRRDKHTLSPPSNVQQHRKSRSLDHILSKQTLAELLSPGSEPVDETQSMQNLAIPITPQPQRRDTSSSSKSPSPDRPPPPARERVPRERQSPEGVSATESEREDQTDGCLRHGNQQRASASVHRGASLTSNKTSNSSLGSTNSAGGNNKTIFNRTMKKVRSLMKNNELEDDELSGIILAKATSPNAGRMIFW, encoded by the exons ATGACAGACTTCTCGGATAGTTCGCCGAGCGGAGTGCTGAGTGGGGCCACATCTCTGATCGAGAATTTCCACAAGAAGAACGGCTCACCCCAGCCCACTAGCACCACCACCATGGTGACGCCCGCAGCCTTGAACGGATCTGTGGTGGGTGGTGGAGTGGGTGGCGTGGTGGCCGGCACGACGAATGGAAGGCAGATTAATACCAGCTCTAGTTCATGCAGTAGTCTTAAGGAAACCTCACACCAGTCCACATCCACTTCGCAACAG gttgtcaacagcagcagcaatagcagcagcaccacAACGACGCGGGTGGAGAAGAAATCACAGCGTCTGCACCACCACATAACCTCCTCATCCTCCAGCTCATCTACCTCCTCATcgtcctcctccagctccacCGCCCAGGCCCTGTCCACATCCTCGGAGATGAAGGCGGCAATGGTCAAGCGCGATCTCACAAACATACAAAAGTCCATGTCAGAAATCAACGATCTGGCCATCGAGCGGATCACTGGAGCAGGATCGGGAGCCAACACATCATCCACACAGGCCATTACAGCGCCCAGCACAATGTCCCAGACGACGGCCAGCCGGCTGACGCCCAAACTCACATCGGCCCATCCGTCGATCGACGATCTCAGGGGTCTCAGCAACCAGGACAAGATCACGCAGCTGCAGAAAAA ACTTCGACAATCGTTCGAGAATCTAGATGTCGACGATGACAGCAACGTGATCGTTACCCTGCCGGATGACGACGACTGCCCCACGAACCACTTTGGCAGTGGCCTGGACCTCACCCACCCCACCGCCGCCCAGCTGAGCGCCAGTGGGCTGAGTGGATCGAACAAAACGATCGACACGATCAAATTCCAGGAGAAACGCATGAAGACCGAGTCCAAGACAAAGGTTGTCACCGATGGCTTCAGCTCGGAACAGGCCACCAGCAATTCGGCGGAGATGAAGCGACTCCAGGCCGGAGACATAGATTACCAGGAGAAGAAGGCCACGGCGGCGATGCAGAATCGATTGGAGGTGGACGGAGTCAAAACAGAGGAGAAGGCAGCCATTGTCAAG GAAGCCCTCTCCCTGCGCACCGGCGACATCACCCAGCAGGCCAGCAACAATGTGGCCGCCTCCAGTATTAGCGTCCAGAGCGACACCTTCTCGGCGGACAAGAAGGCCATCTCGCAGTCCCAACAGTCTCAGACGATGACCTCCAACGGGATCATTAGTCAGAACAAGCACGTCTCATCCGCCTCCCAGTCCAACTACTCCATGACCCACAAGGGCGTCTCCAGCTCCGGCAGCAGCATGATCGCCAGCTCCTCCCAGATGTCTGCCATGAATGGCCAAATGGTCAAGCTCACCGATCTCAAACTGGACGACCTCAAGTCCCTGACTGCCGGCAGCGGCCAGCAGGAGATCGAGCAGACCATCAACAAGTATTCCAACATGCTGACCTCCATCGTGAGTTCGCTGCAGGACGATGAACGGGGCCTGACCCAGCATGTGGCGGGTCAGGAGAAGTCCGAGTACCTGGAGAAGATCAACGAAGTCATCCGGAGAGCCTGGGCTGTGCCCACACATGGCCACGAGCTAGGCTACTCCCTGTGCAACTCGCTCCGGCAAAGCGGGGGGCTGGATTTGCTGATGAAGAACTGCGTGAAGCCCGATCTCCAGTTCTCCTCCGCCCAGCTGCTGGAGCAGTGTCTGACCACCGAGAACCGAAAGCACGTGGTGGACAATGGCCTGGACAAAGTGGTCAATGTCGCCTGCGTCTGCACCAAAAAGTCGAATATGGAGCACTCCCGGGTCGGCACTGGGATCCTGGAGCATCTGTTTAAGCACTCGGAGGGAACCTGCTCCGATGTGATTAGGCTGGGAGGCCTGGATGCCGTGCTCTTCGAGTGCCGAACCAGTGACGTGGAGACCCTGCGTCACTGTGCCAGCGCCCTGGCGAATCTGTCCCTTTACGGCGGGGCCGAGAACCAGGAGGAGATGATCGTCCGCAAGGTGCCAATGTGGCTGTTCCCGCTGGCGTTCCACAACGATGACAACATCAAGTACTACGCCTGCCTGGCCATCGCGGTTCTGGTGGCCAACAAGGAGATCGAGGCGGAGGTGCTGAAGTCCGGCTGCCTGGACCTAGTGGAGCCGTTCGTCACCAGCCACGACCCCTCGGCCTTTGCCCGCTCCAACCTGGCGCATGCTCACGGCCAGAGCAAGCACTGGCTGCAGCGCCTGGTGCCGGTGCTCAGCTCGAATCGCGAGGAGGCCCGCAACCTGGCCGCCTTCCACTTCTGCATGGAGGCAGGCATCAAGCGGGAGCAGGGAAACACAGACATCTTCCGGGAGATCAATGCCATTGAGGCGTTGAAAACAGTGGCCAGCTGCCCCAACGCCATCGCCTCAAAGTTTGCCGCCCAGGCACTGAGATTAATCGGCGAGACAGTGCCCCACAAGCTGTCCCAGCAGGTGCCCCTGTGGTCCGTGGAGGATGTGCAGGAGTGGGTGAAGCAGATCGGTTTCAACGACTACATCGAACAGTTCAAGGAGTCCCAGGTGGACGGTGATTTGCTGCTGAAACTCAACCAGGACAACCTGCGCGACGATATCGGCATTGGCAATGGCATTCTGTTGAAGCGGTTCGAACGCGAACTGCAATGCCTGAAGCGCATGGCAGACTACTCCTCCAAGGACACGGCCAAGATGCACCAGTTCCTGCTCGAGATTGGCGCCGACTACTGCACGTATACCTACGCGATGCTGAACGCCGGCATCGACAAGTGCTCCCTGCCGCATGTTAACGAGGACATGCTGATGACGGAGTGTGGCATCCACAATTCGATCCATCGGTTGCGCATCCTCAATGCGGTCAAGAACCTGGAGAACTCGCTGCCCAGCTCCTCGGAGGAGAACATGGCCAAGACCCTGGACGTGTTTGTTAGCTACAGGCGCTCCAATGGCTCCCAGCTGGCTAGTTTGCTCAAG GTTCATCTTCAGCTGCGAGGTTTCTCCGTGTTCATTGACGTGGAGCGCCTGGAGGCGGGCAAATTCGACAACGGCCTCTTGAACAGTATTCGGCAGGCAAAGAACTTTGTCTTAGTATTAACCCCCGATGCCCTGCACCGCTGCATTAACGACGAGGACTGCAAGGACTGGGTGCACCGC GAAATTGTGGCTGCCCTGAACTCGAACTGCAACATCATACCCATCATGGATCAGCAATTCTACTGGCCGGAGGTGGAGACGCTGCCGGAGGACATGCGCAGTGTGGCGCACTTCAACGGAGTTAGCTGGATCCACGACTACCAGGACGCGTGCATCGATAAGCTCGAAAG ATTTTTGCGAGGCGAAAAGAATATCGATCGCATTGCGGCAATGGTGCCCGGCACTCCCGGCTCGGTCTCATACCAAAGAATGCACAGCAACGACTCCGATTATCAAGGCGGCGGCGTCGGAGGAGGAGGGCCGCCAGGCGGATCTGGAGCAGCGTcaggaggaggtggtggcggcggcggcggcgcaGGCAGTGTGGTGGATGGCCTGATGGTGGCGGCCAATGGCAGCGGACAAG CTAATCACCAGGCAAATAGGTACCGCCAGTCCCCCTCGCCGGCGCGACAACGAGGCAGCACCTCGCAGCTGAGCGGCTATTCCCGGGCCCCGGCGAAGCGCTCCCAAATCCTGCCCCCCTATCGCACACAGCAGGCGGCCATGCTCCACAAGTCGGGAGCAGGATCCGCCTCCATGCAGAACATGACACCGCTGGCGTATCTACCGCCCAGAAGGAGCTCGGCGGCAGGATTGGGAGCCAGTTCGGGCATGGGCAGTGGCTATCGATCGCACAGTGTGGACGGGTTGCTCGACCAGGCAGGCTCCAGCTCAACAACGCCGGACCAAAGGATAGCAGCAGCGGCTGCGATGGTAGCAGCGGGAAGCACAGCTCTGACGAATGCCAGTTCGACGCGCACCCTGCAACCCGAGGAGGAGGAAGCGGAAGCCCACCCTGATCCCGTGACGCGTCGCGACAAGCACACTCTGTCTCCGCCATCTAATGTCCAGCAGCACAGGAAATCCCGCAGCCTGGACCACATCCTCAGCAAGCAAACGCTGGCGGAGCTACTGTCGCCCGGGAGCGAGCCAGTGGACGAGACACAAAGTATGCAGAACCTGGCCATTCCAATCACCCCGCAGCCGCAGCGAAGGGATACTAGTTCCTCCTCGAAGTCACCCTCTCCGGACAGACCACCGCCACCGGCGAGGGAGAGGGTGCCGCGGGAGCGCCAGAGCCCCGAGGGCGTGAGTGCGACGGAGAGTGAGCGGGAGGACCAGACGGATGGGTGCCTCAGGCACGGGAACCAGCAGAGGGCTTCCGCTTCAGTTCACCGAGGCGCCAGCCTGACCAGCAACAAGACCTCCAACTCATCGCTGGGCTCGACCAACAGTGCCGGCGGCAACAATAAGACCATCTTTAATCGTACGATGAAGAAGGTCCGTTCGCTGATGAAAAA CAACGAACTGGAGGACGATGAATTGTCGGGAATAATCCTAGCCAAAGCCACTTCTCCCAATGCAGGCCGCATGATATTTTGGTAA